The following nucleotide sequence is from Manis pentadactyla isolate mManPen7 chromosome 13, mManPen7.hap1, whole genome shotgun sequence.
CCCATGACTTAAAAAGATAGGTTTTCATCTAAAAAGCTCTAAAACACTAGATGGAAATAGTCGCTTCAAAGTTCATAAAGATCTGAAAATTATTCTATCAGGCCTGCCCAAATTTAAGAAAACCCAAAGATATCCACATAACCAAGGAAGCTCAGAGTTCattctttatcttaaaaaaaaaaaaaaaactcaaaaaggaACATCATCATTAATGTATTTGGAgcctattttctttcttataaagGGAAGATGGTCGGGCAACTGTTCATTTGTAGGACAAATTTAAATACTCACCTGAAAGAAATTTCATCAGCCACCTTCTCTTGAGAATCGTCCTCTGTGATCTCATAGCGGCCTTTATAGTTCATTTCTAGTCTGTCCCCTAGTCTGTCCTTGACAGGTCGTTTCCGTTTGAGGGGACCTTGCCCGTTTTCCTCTTCTCTGGATCCCGTTTTTTTGCCACTGTGCATATATTCATCTAGCTCTTTGTCTAATTCTTTTGTATGTTCTTGAGACTCCCTCTTAAGTTTTTTAGCAAGCAAGTAATTGTAGGTCTCTGACTGTCTGCTTTTGTCAATGGTGCCCTCCATTCCCAAGATTCCAAGTTCAGTGGCCACCGCATCTTGGTTCTGCTCTTGAAGCACAGCACCCCAGATGTTGTTGACCTTCTTTCCTCCAACTGCCGGTGGTTTCTGGCTGCTCTGGCCAAAGGGAAAAGACTCTGCTTTGGGGGGAGCATTAAAACATTTCTGTCTCTTGCGTTTCCAAAGAGAGCTGTCATCATCCGAATCGGAAAAGCTCTCTTCACTTGAATCCACACTTTGAACAGTCCGATAATGGGACACTGGGGCACATGCAGTTGCAGTACCCTGGAAGGGCTTCACTGCGCTGTCACCACCCAGGGCTTTCTGCAAgtgaaaggaaatgcaaaatcagTGCCACAGAACTCATTAACTCCACCCaccattttctatttaaaaatttatttgaggAATCAGCTGAACCATTTTGAAGCAGAACTGACCTTCAGGACAATCTCTGAAACCCATCTAGTCTCTACTTTTCTAAGGTTCCATGTGGAATTTGCCGTTTTTAAAgtcaaaaattatttctatagCTAAGGCAGCATTTAATTTTAGGCCTCCTTctaaaaaactaccaaagctcTTAATTATCAAGTTTAGAAGACTTTCAATCTTTCCAGTTACTGTCAGAATGTTTGAAAATGATTGTTACTAGTAGTTAaaacagaatttgttttctttctttccaaggaTGGTTGTCTTTGCATTTGGGCACATCAACATCCTTTATATGGTTTTGTGACTATACTCCTTTTAGATTAGATAGTAGACTATGGATGGGAATCACTGacctactattttttttaaatttttttattaaggtacgattgatatacactctaatgaaggtttcacatgaaaaaacaatgtggttactacatttatccatattatcaagtccccatccatatcccaatgcagttattgtccatcagtgtagtaagatgccacagatccactatgagCCTTCTcggtgctacactgttctccccgtgatcccccacaccacgtgtactaaacataatacccctcagtccccttctctcttcctccccacccgccctcccacacccctcccctttggtaaccattagttcattcttggagtctctgattctgctgtcattttgttccttcagttttgcttcattgttatactccacaaatgaggtgacctactatttttaaaactgcaGAATACTAAGTCATGGGTTAATCTATGTAAAACAACCTGGAAGAGCTTGCAAAACAAAATATCTTGGTGCCAATTCCCCAAGATATTTACATGCAAAAGGAATCACCGTTGACTTTTTGTACTAAACAGCTAAACCAAGTATTTGCTGAGCTTCTATTAATGTGCTGGCAATGGGGGTGGAGGTCATTTAAATTAAGATAGTCGTTCTCCTATCTTCAAATAATAGTGGCAGCTAACATTTGTTAGGCTTTACTGTGAGCT
It contains:
- the PHAX gene encoding phosphorylated adapter RNA export protein; its protein translation is MAQEAGDMEDGQLSDSDSDMTVAPSDRPLHLPKALGGDSAVKPFQGTATACAPVSHYRTVQSVDSSEESFSDSDDDSSLWKRKRQKCFNAPPKAESFPFGQSSQKPPAVGGKKVNNIWGAVLQEQNQDAVATELGILGMEGTIDKSRQSETYNYLLAKKLKRESQEHTKELDKELDEYMHSGKKTGSREEENGQGPLKRKRPVKDRLGDRLEMNYKGRYEITEDDSQEKVADEISFRLQEPKKDLIARVVGIIGNKKAIELLMETAEVEQNGGLFIMNGSRRRTPGGVFLNLLKNTPSISEEQIKDIFYIENQKEYENKKAARKRRTQVLGKKMKQAIKSLNFQEDDDTSRETFASDTNEALASLDEVQEGHGETKLDAEEAIEVDHSHDLDIF